Within the Microbacterium terricola genome, the region GGTCGTCATCACCAGCGACGTGCCCCCGAAGCACCTCACCGGGTTCGAAGACCGCATGCGCAGCCGGTTCGAGTGGGGCCTGATCACCGACGTGCAGGCGCCCGACCTCGAGACCCGCATCGCCATCCTCCGCAAGAAGGCGCAGTCCGAGCGGCTGCACATCCCCGACGAGGTGCTCGAATACATCGCGACAGTCGTCTCGTCGAACATCCGCGAGCTGGAGGGCGCGCTCATCCGCGTCTCGGCTTTCGCGAGCCTCAACCGCTCCGAGCTCGACATGTCGCTCGCCCAGACGGTCCTGCGCGACATCGTCGACCAGGACGACGCGAACATCATCTCGCCGACCGACATCATCACGGCGACCGCGCAGTACTTCAAGCTCTCGGTCGACGACCTGTACGGCTCGAGCCGTTCGCAGGCGGTCGCCACGGCACGCCAGATCGCCATGTACCTGTGCCGCGAGCGCACCAGCCTGTCGCTGCCCAAGATCGGGCAGCTCTTCGGCAACCGCGACCACACCACGGTGATGTACGCGTACAAGAAGATCAGCGACCTCATGAAGGAGCGTCGCTCGATCTACAACCAGGTCTCCGAGATCACGACTCAGCTCGGCCGCAGCGCCCGCTGACCCCGCCGGACGCCGCTCCGGAGAAATCGGGCGGAACAGTCCTTGACAGAGGTCTGCCCCCGGCCTCATGATTCGCGTTCTTCACAGTGTGGAAAACCTGTGGATAACTTTCGGATGCTGCCGAAACCTGTGAGGGATCGAGCTCTTCCTGTGGATGGGCTGTGGTGGACGGCGAATGACATGGATGGGGTTCACAGCATCCATCCGCAGGCGGTCCACATCTCACACCGTTGTAGTTTCGGTGTCCCGATTGGGATCGGCCGACTTATCCACAGTTTCCACAGCTGTTAACAAGATGACAGATATCCCTTTGATGAAGAACAAGTCCGATCACCTCTACGGCGAAGCAGGGGGTCTTGGGGGCCGCAGGCAATGGGGCACTAGCATGGGAGACCCCGGCCCGATGTCAAGGGAGCGTCCGTGAAGTTCCAGGTCAACCGCGATGTGTTCAGCGAGGCTGTGTCGTTCGTCGTCAAGCTTCTGCCGCAGCGCAATCCGCAGCCGATCCTCGCCGGCGTGCTGATCGAGGCTTCCGACGCAGGTCTGTCCCTCTCGGCCTTCGACTACGAGGCATCCGCCCGCACGACGATCGATGCGACCGTCGACGAGCCCGGCACGATCCTCGTGCACGGCCGACTGCTCTCCGAGATCGCCAGCCGTCTGCCGAACGCCCCGATCCAGATCGAGGTCGACGAAGACGGCGGCGTGCTGCTCACCTGCGGCTCCGCCCGCTTCACGCTCGCGTCGATGCCCGTGCAGGAGTACCCCGCGATCCCCGAGGTCAGCGGCCAGTCCGGGCTCGTCCCTGCCGAGGACTTCGCCACCGCGATCGCCCAGGTCGCATTCGCCGCGTCCCGCGATGACGTCACTCCTGTCCTGACCGGCGTGCAGCTCGAGGTCACCGGCACCACGCTGAGCCTCGTCGCCACCGACCGCTACCGCGTCGCGCTCCGCGAGATCCCCTGGGACGGCGGCTCGGCAGCAACCGAGGAGACGCTCACGGCACTCGTTCCGGCGCGCACCCTCACCGAGGTCGGGAAGACGTTCGCACACTCGGGTGACATCTCGATCGCGTTCTCCGGATCGGGCGACCGCGAGATCATCGCGTTCACGGCCGGCAACAAGACCGTGACCTCGCTGCTCATCAAGGGCAACTTCCCGCCCGTCCGCCGCCTGTTCCCCGAGCAGACCGAGCACCACGCCGTGGTCAACACCGCGGATCTGGTCGAGGCCGTCCGTCGTGTCTCGCTCGTGCTCGACCGTTCGGCGCCGCTGCGCTTCACGTTCGGCACGGACAGCGTCTCGATGGACGCATCTGGCACCGAGCAGGCCCGCGCCTCGGAGACGGTGGACGCCCACCTCACCGGTGAGGACGTCACGCTCGGCCTGAACCCGCAGTACCTGACCGAGTCGCTGAGCGCCGTGCGCAGCGAGTTCGTGCGCATCACGTTCACCTCGACGGACAACGCGAACAAGCTCAGTCCCGTGCTGGTCACCCCGCAGACCTCGGTCGACAAGGCGGGCGCGGAGTCGTTCAAGTACCTGCTGCAGCCGAACCTCCTGCTGAGGTGACCTCGGTCCGAGGTCGGCGCCTCGGATTAGGCTGACTCGGTGATCGTCGAGCAGCTGAGCCTTGTGGACTTCCGCAATTACGCGGTCGCCGACGTCACGCTCGGCCCCGGCCCGAATCTCTTCGTCGGACGCAACGGCCAGGGCAAGACCAATCTCGCCGAGGCCATCGCGTTCTTCGCCACTCTCGGCTCGCACCGCGTCTCCGCCGATGCACCCATGGTCCGCGACGGTGCCGACGCCGCCATCGTGCGCGCGAGACTCGCGCACGGTGAGCGCCGGGTCCTGCTCGAGGCGCAGGTCAACCGGCAGGGCTCCAACAAGGCTCGCGTGAACGGATCCCCGGTCAAGACCGCCGAACTGCCGCGCTACGCGCAGGTCGTGCTGTTCGCGCCGGAAGACCTGCAGATCGTCCGCGGCGATCCGTCCGCGCGCCGGCGCTTCGCCGACCAGTTGCTCATCCAGCGCGCACCGCGCATGTCGGGCGTCCTCGCCGACTACGACCGGGTCCTCAAGCAGCGCACCGCACTGCTCAAGTCGGCCCGAGCCCGCGGGGTGCGCGGCGATGCGCTGTCGACGCTCGACGTGTGGGACGACAAGCTCGTCGATCTCGGCACCCAGGTCATCCGTGCCCGGCTGGCCCTCGCCGACGACCTGGCCGCCGCGCTCGCCGCCGCCTACTCCGCGATCGCCGGGGCCGACCATGCTCCGGAGGCCGAGTGGGTGCTCACCGTGGGCGGCGTCGACGCGGAAGATGACGACGAGACCCTCACGACCCGGGATGCCGCGGCCGCCGACATCGCCTCGCTCTTCCGTGTGGCTCTCGCCGACAAGCGCACCGCCGAGCTCGATCGCGGCATCACGCTCGTCGGGCCGCACCGCGACGACCTCCGGCTCCGCGTGCGCGGCCTGCCGGTCAAGGGCTACGCGTCGCACGGCGAATCGTGGTCGGTGGCGCTCGCGCTCCGGCTCGCATCGGCTCAGCTGCTGCGCGCGGAGTCGCAGCTCGGGGATCCCGTGCTGATCCTCGACGATGTGTTCGCCGAGCTCGACGCCGATCGTCGCGCCCGGCTGGCCGGACTCGTGGGCGACTTCGAGCAGGTGATCGTCACGGCAGCCGTCGAAGCCGACGTCCCCGGCGATCTCCGCGCCCGTGTCGTGCGGGTCGAGGCCGGCCGGATCCAGGAGCCCGGCGATGAGTGACCCCGGTCAGCCGCAGGAGCCGGCTGCATCCGAACCTGCCGAGGTGATTCCCGAGACGGTCGCGACCTACCTCCGCCTGCGCGGCCTCGAACCCAGCGCCCGCGCCTACCGGAAGAAGAAGCGGCGGCGGACGGCAGACGACGAGAACGCACCGTTCACAGCGGGTCGAGACCCGCGCGGGCTGGGTGACGTGCTCGCGGTGGTCACGCGCGAGGCCGGGTGGGAGCCCGCGCTCGCGCGCGAGGATGTCGTGCGCACCTGGAGCGAGGTCGCCGGCGCCGACACCGCCAAGCACACCCGGCCGGTGGCCTTCACCGACGGAACGCTCACGGTCCAGGCGGACTCGACCGCGTGGGCGAAGCAGCTCCAGATCATGCGGTCGCAGATCCTCTCCGAGATCATCCGCCGGTACCCCGAGGCGGGCGTCGAGAGCATCCGTTTCATCGGCCCGGACGTCCCCTCGTGGAAATGGGGCCCCAGAACGATTCCAGGCCGCGGTCCGCGCGATACCTACGGCTGAGACACGTCCTGGATTATCCGGTCGGATTTCATCGCGCCACAGGGCCGCAGAACGGTCGGAGCGAGGGCGGTCCTTGATAGACTGGATCGACCCCTGGGCCGAACGATGTGGAGCGCTGGAAACCTATGACGTCTGTGAACTCCGAAAGCGTTCCTGAAGACACCGATCCGACGACCGTCAAGGCCTCAGGCAACGACTACGGCGCAGACGCGATCCAGGTGCTCGAAGGCCTCGAGGCCGTGCGCAAGCGGCCGGGCATGTACATCGGCTCGACCGGCCCGCGCGGTCTGCACCACCTCGTATACGAGATCGTCGACAACTCCGTCGACGAGGCGCTGGCCGGCTACTGCGACACGATCGGTGTGACGATCCTCCCCGACGGCGCTGTCCGCGTCGTCGACAACGGCCGCGGCATCCCGGTCGACATGCACAAGACCGAGGGCAAGTCCACGGTCGAGGTCGTGCTCACGGTGCTGCACGCCGGCGGCAAGTTCGGCGGCGGCGGATACGCCGTGTCGGGCGGTCTGCACGGCGTCGGCTCGTCGGTCGTGAACGCGTTGTCGACCCGCCTCGAGGTCGAGGTCAAGCGCCAGGAACACGCGTGGCGCCAGTCGTACCGTGACGGCGGCGTGCCGCAGGCGCCGCTCGAGCGTGGCGAGGAGACCGACGAGACCGGCACCACGATCACGTTCTGGCCCGACGACAGCATCTTCGAGACCGTCGAGTTCGACTACGACACCCTTCGCACCCGCTTCCAGCAGATGGCGTTCCTGAACAAGGGGCTGCGGATCGACCTGGTCGACGATCGCCCGGACTCGGCCTACGAGCTCGACGTCGAGGGCGAGCCCGTGCTGCAGCAGCCGCACGACAGCTTCCTCTACGAGCGCGGCCTCGTCGACTACGTCGAGTACCTCAACCGGGTGCGCAAGGCCGAGCACGTCAACGACGAGATCATCGACTTCGAGTCGGAGGACACCGACCGCAAGATCTCGCTCGAGGTCGCGATGCAGTGGACCACCGGCTACACCGAGAACGTCTTCACGTACGCGAACACGATCAACACCCACGAGGGCGGTACGCACGAAGAGGGCTTCCGGGCCGCGCTGACCGCGCTGGTGAACAAGTACGCCCGTGCGAACAACCTGCTCAAGGAGAAGGACGACAACCTCTCCGGCGACGACGTGCGCGAAGGTCTCACCGCGGTCATCTCAGTGAAGCTCTCCGAGCCGCAGTTCGAGGGCCAGACCAAGACGAAGCTGGGCAACACGGAGGCGAAGGCCTTCGTGCAGCGCGTCGTCGGCGAACGCCTCGGCGACTGGTTCGACCGCAACCCGGCGCAGGCGAAGAACATCGTGCGCAAGTCGATCGACGCGGCCACCGCGCGGATGGCCGCG harbors:
- the dnaN gene encoding DNA polymerase III subunit beta codes for the protein MKFQVNRDVFSEAVSFVVKLLPQRNPQPILAGVLIEASDAGLSLSAFDYEASARTTIDATVDEPGTILVHGRLLSEIASRLPNAPIQIEVDEDGGVLLTCGSARFTLASMPVQEYPAIPEVSGQSGLVPAEDFATAIAQVAFAASRDDVTPVLTGVQLEVTGTTLSLVATDRYRVALREIPWDGGSAATEETLTALVPARTLTEVGKTFAHSGDISIAFSGSGDREIIAFTAGNKTVTSLLIKGNFPPVRRLFPEQTEHHAVVNTADLVEAVRRVSLVLDRSAPLRFTFGTDSVSMDASGTEQARASETVDAHLTGEDVTLGLNPQYLTESLSAVRSEFVRITFTSTDNANKLSPVLVTPQTSVDKAGAESFKYLLQPNLLLR
- the recF gene encoding DNA replication/repair protein RecF (All proteins in this family for which functions are known are DNA-binding proteins that assist the filamentation of RecA onto DNA for the initiation of recombination or recombinational repair.), with the protein product MIVEQLSLVDFRNYAVADVTLGPGPNLFVGRNGQGKTNLAEAIAFFATLGSHRVSADAPMVRDGADAAIVRARLAHGERRVLLEAQVNRQGSNKARVNGSPVKTAELPRYAQVVLFAPEDLQIVRGDPSARRRFADQLLIQRAPRMSGVLADYDRVLKQRTALLKSARARGVRGDALSTLDVWDDKLVDLGTQVIRARLALADDLAAALAAAYSAIAGADHAPEAEWVLTVGGVDAEDDDETLTTRDAAAADIASLFRVALADKRTAELDRGITLVGPHRDDLRLRVRGLPVKGYASHGESWSVALALRLASAQLLRAESQLGDPVLILDDVFAELDADRRARLAGLVGDFEQVIVTAAVEADVPGDLRARVVRVEAGRIQEPGDE
- a CDS encoding DUF721 domain-containing protein; the encoded protein is MSDPGQPQEPAASEPAEVIPETVATYLRLRGLEPSARAYRKKKRRRTADDENAPFTAGRDPRGLGDVLAVVTREAGWEPALAREDVVRTWSEVAGADTAKHTRPVAFTDGTLTVQADSTAWAKQLQIMRSQILSEIIRRYPEAGVESIRFIGPDVPSWKWGPRTIPGRGPRDTYG
- the gyrB gene encoding DNA topoisomerase (ATP-hydrolyzing) subunit B, whose product is MTSVNSESVPEDTDPTTVKASGNDYGADAIQVLEGLEAVRKRPGMYIGSTGPRGLHHLVYEIVDNSVDEALAGYCDTIGVTILPDGAVRVVDNGRGIPVDMHKTEGKSTVEVVLTVLHAGGKFGGGGYAVSGGLHGVGSSVVNALSTRLEVEVKRQEHAWRQSYRDGGVPQAPLERGEETDETGTTITFWPDDSIFETVEFDYDTLRTRFQQMAFLNKGLRIDLVDDRPDSAYELDVEGEPVLQQPHDSFLYERGLVDYVEYLNRVRKAEHVNDEIIDFESEDTDRKISLEVAMQWTTGYTENVFTYANTINTHEGGTHEEGFRAALTALVNKYARANNLLKEKDDNLSGDDVREGLTAVISVKLSEPQFEGQTKTKLGNTEAKAFVQRVVGERLGDWFDRNPAQAKNIVRKSIDAATARMAARKARETARRKSVFESASMPEKLKDCTSKDPSISEIFLVEGDSAGGSAVSGRDPERQAILSLRGKILNVEKARIDRALGNAEIQAMIQAFGAGIGEDFNVDKARYHKIVLMADADVDGQHITTLLLTLLFRYMRGLIEAGYVYLAQPPLYRLKWSNSEHEYVYSDRERDGLLAAGLAAGKRIPKDNGVQRYKGLGEMNAKELWETTMDPQTRTLRQVTIDDAAAADEIFSVLMGEDVEARRGFIQRNAKDVRFLDI